A genomic segment from Prosthecobacter debontii encodes:
- a CDS encoding NAD(P)-dependent oxidoreductase: MKPTIAFVGVGKMGANMARRLKECDYPITAVYDSHRLLSDSLAAELSCAAPATLAEVTAAADIIFTVVTNDEAMRGIFFGPGDNLLQGASGKIFINCATVSPTVHREIYEAAKQAGADSLEASMASSISHAREGKLYLMLGGDEAVYQKVLPVLENMSVNRRYIGGPGRAAEVKALVNMVMNINTAGLAEGLGLAAALGHDLEMIREVFSQTGANSRVLETDSADMVAREHDCWFSAEHAAKDSGIAGGMAESVGLTLPLNNATISQYQKMVSLGLGGLDKSGIAELTFKGRHA; the protein is encoded by the coding sequence ATGAAACCAACCATTGCCTTTGTCGGAGTCGGAAAAATGGGAGCCAACATGGCTCGCCGTCTCAAAGAATGTGATTATCCCATCACGGCGGTTTACGATAGCCACCGCCTGCTGTCAGACTCCCTCGCCGCAGAGCTCAGCTGCGCCGCCCCCGCCACTTTGGCCGAAGTCACCGCAGCCGCCGACATCATCTTTACCGTCGTCACCAATGATGAAGCCATGCGCGGCATCTTTTTCGGCCCGGGTGACAACCTGCTGCAAGGTGCCTCAGGCAAGATCTTCATCAATTGCGCCACCGTCTCTCCCACCGTGCATCGCGAGATTTACGAAGCCGCTAAACAAGCCGGAGCCGATAGCCTGGAAGCCAGCATGGCCTCCAGCATCAGCCATGCCCGTGAGGGCAAGCTCTACCTCATGCTCGGCGGCGATGAAGCCGTGTATCAAAAGGTCCTGCCCGTGCTCGAAAACATGAGCGTCAACCGCCGCTACATCGGCGGCCCAGGCCGCGCCGCTGAGGTGAAGGCCCTGGTGAATATGGTGATGAACATCAACACCGCCGGCCTTGCCGAGGGCCTGGGACTCGCCGCCGCCCTCGGTCATGATCTCGAGATGATCCGGGAAGTCTTCAGCCAAACCGGAGCCAACAGCCGCGTGCTGGAGACCGATAGCGCCGACATGGTGGCCCGTGAGCACGATTGCTGGTTCTCAGCCGAGCATGCGGCCAAGGACAGCGGCATCGCCGGAGGCATGGCGGAGAGCGTCGGCCTCACGCTGCCTCTGAACAATGCCACCATCTCCCAATACCAAAAGATGGTGAGCCTGGGCCTGGGTGGGCTGGATAAATCCGGCATCGCCGAGCTGACCTTCAAAGGCAGGCACGCTTGA
- a CDS encoding sulfatase family protein, whose product MRYLLAAVCLSLASLVQAANQPNIVVIFMDDMGYADVSCFGAQGYTTPNIDRLAQEGRKFTNFHVPQPVCSASRAGLLTGCYPNRIGIHGALSPKATHGLSADEMTLAELVKQKGYATAAVGKWHLGHLPPFLPTQHGFDEYYGLPYSNDMWPFHPEAKPGSYPKLPMIENDHVVDEEVTPEDQTRLTTDYTTKAVGFIDRNKDKPFFLYLAHSMVHVPLYVSEKYNGKSGKGLFADVMMEVDWSVGQVMQALEKNGLKDNTWVIFTSDNGPWLSYGDHAGSAGILREGKGTIWEGGTRVTGIMRWPEQIPAGTTTDTMMMTIDLLPTVAAVIGADLPDHPIDGMNVWPIIHGEEGAKNPHDSYAFYYHQNELQAVTSGDGRWKLILPHTFRTLGNQSKATGGKPVKYQPEKVLEAELYDLYADLSESKNLAAQSPEIMAELQKQAVLIRAELGDQLMKMPRGKGTREAGHALAK is encoded by the coding sequence ATGCGTTATCTTTTAGCTGCCGTTTGTCTCAGTCTAGCTTCCCTCGTTCAAGCTGCCAATCAGCCGAATATCGTCGTCATCTTCATGGACGATATGGGGTATGCCGACGTGAGTTGTTTCGGTGCGCAGGGCTATACGACTCCGAACATTGATCGCTTGGCTCAAGAAGGGCGGAAATTCACCAACTTTCATGTGCCACAGCCCGTCTGCAGTGCCTCCAGGGCTGGCTTACTGACCGGTTGCTACCCGAATCGCATCGGCATTCATGGGGCGCTCTCCCCGAAAGCGACACACGGCCTCAGTGCTGATGAAATGACCCTGGCCGAACTGGTGAAGCAAAAAGGCTATGCCACGGCTGCTGTCGGCAAGTGGCACCTGGGGCACTTACCGCCCTTTTTACCCACCCAGCATGGCTTCGATGAGTATTACGGCCTGCCGTATTCCAATGACATGTGGCCATTTCACCCCGAGGCCAAGCCTGGTTCTTATCCCAAGTTACCGATGATCGAAAACGATCACGTCGTGGATGAGGAGGTGACGCCCGAGGATCAAACCCGCCTAACGACGGATTACACCACGAAAGCGGTCGGTTTCATTGATCGAAACAAAGATAAGCCGTTCTTTCTTTATCTGGCACACAGCATGGTGCACGTGCCCCTTTATGTGAGTGAGAAGTATAACGGGAAGTCGGGTAAAGGATTGTTTGCCGACGTGATGATGGAGGTGGATTGGTCCGTGGGGCAGGTGATGCAAGCGTTGGAGAAAAATGGCTTGAAGGACAATACCTGGGTGATTTTCACCTCCGACAACGGCCCGTGGCTAAGCTATGGCGATCACGCGGGCTCTGCGGGAATCTTGCGTGAAGGGAAGGGGACCATCTGGGAAGGCGGCACCCGTGTGACGGGTATCATGCGCTGGCCAGAGCAGATCCCTGCGGGCACGACCACAGACACCATGATGATGACGATCGATCTGCTACCCACCGTGGCGGCTGTGATCGGTGCCGATTTACCCGATCATCCCATTGATGGCATGAATGTGTGGCCCATCATTCATGGCGAGGAAGGGGCGAAAAACCCGCATGATAGCTATGCCTTCTATTACCATCAAAATGAACTCCAAGCCGTGACCAGTGGCGATGGACGCTGGAAACTCATCCTGCCACATACCTTTCGCACGCTGGGAAATCAGTCCAAGGCCACCGGAGGCAAGCCTGTGAAATATCAGCCTGAAAAAGTCCTGGAAGCTGAGCTCTACGATCTTTACGCAGACCTCAGTGAGTCAAAAAATCTCGCTGCTCAGAGCCCTGAAATAATGGCCGAATTGCAAAAGCAAGCGGTGCTAATCCGTGCCGAATTGGGTGACCAATTAATGAAGATGCCGCGTGGAAAAGGCACTCGAGAAGCTGGTCATGCATTGGCAAAGTAA
- a CDS encoding Amuc_1102 family pilus-like protein, translated as MMKIHTALAILAFGVGTASAQTAAPAVKVDGGKLEIKSIQTPQFQASNVGEKRWRPKDWMEVDFSFQIKLPQSAGGRNGALDSLAVTYYIALNAQTKDGKYEVIKGAFNYVDIPASEDCHALAYVSPATLRRLLQKDGFTPSDIKAWGYEVTVGGQRIEGNSSMGKAPWWEKTESFSMNEGVMLAKTETPFGILWGDYDVSAKKQ; from the coding sequence ATCATGAAAATTCACACAGCTCTCGCTATTCTCGCGTTCGGTGTCGGCACAGCAAGTGCCCAGACAGCTGCCCCCGCCGTCAAAGTGGATGGTGGAAAATTGGAAATCAAATCCATCCAAACGCCTCAGTTCCAAGCTAGCAATGTTGGCGAAAAGCGCTGGCGGCCCAAAGATTGGATGGAAGTGGATTTTTCTTTCCAGATCAAGCTCCCTCAATCTGCCGGTGGCAGGAACGGGGCGCTGGACTCCCTGGCGGTGACTTACTACATCGCGCTGAATGCGCAGACGAAAGATGGCAAATACGAAGTCATCAAAGGGGCCTTCAATTACGTCGATATTCCCGCATCTGAAGATTGCCATGCACTGGCTTATGTGAGCCCGGCGACATTGCGCCGTTTGCTTCAGAAAGATGGTTTTACCCCCTCTGACATCAAGGCTTGGGGTTATGAAGTGACGGTCGGAGGACAGCGCATCGAGGGCAATTCCAGCATGGGAAAAGCTCCGTGGTGGGAAAAGACAGAGAGTTTCTCCATGAACGAAGGTGTGATGCTGGCGAAGACCGAGACCCCTTTTGGTATCCTGTGGGGTGATTACGACGTCAGCGCCAAGAAGCAGTAA
- a CDS encoding Amuc_1101 family PilM-like pilus complex protein codes for MADSKSIAVLNLGSQRLSGAIFGKSGGDLVLKKYEFIDMTGDPTVDTSRIPQLKVGVQELVDRLKIKGSSVCYAVAGHTVFSRFVKLPPVQGDRMDQIVEFEARQNVPFPINEVTWDYEVVSEMGETEVVIVAIKSDSLNEINDTVAGAGLKTSCVDLAPLALFNAFRYSYPDVDEPVVIIDLGARSTNLVFIEDGRFFTRNVLVGGATITNSVSKEFGIGFGDAEQQKLSVGYVAQGGAVEEDSDPAIAALSKVIRNSATRLHGEIMRTINYYRTQQGGSQPKRVFVCGGGALLGNMALFLEEKLKLPVEVFNPLRGVQLAGVSADAVAADAPFMGELVGLALRSSGGCPSEIELVPDVVANARDAARRAPALITAGLCLWAALGAGMMYFKNTERVTQEKLSAMQAENNGLIGIANQIRALDGVQAQSIAMVQPLMEAVGDRSYWVRLLSEMNGKFENDLIWLTTIEPLKDGKPLTPPLFGQEESAAAESPTKPKAGQAPVYELRIQGLYRKNDEGEQVVYRFASALAKMSWFAADKFEEKRANFVSAESGVEEDRYAYKFNIKLPLKQPMQF; via the coding sequence ATGGCAGACAGCAAAAGCATAGCGGTCCTGAATCTCGGCTCACAGAGGTTGTCAGGTGCCATTTTCGGTAAATCAGGGGGCGACCTCGTGCTGAAGAAATACGAGTTCATCGACATGACGGGAGATCCCACGGTCGATACCTCCCGGATTCCTCAGTTGAAAGTGGGTGTCCAGGAGCTTGTGGATCGCCTCAAGATCAAAGGGAGTTCCGTTTGCTACGCTGTGGCCGGCCACACCGTGTTTTCCCGTTTCGTTAAGCTGCCTCCCGTTCAGGGGGATCGGATGGATCAGATCGTCGAGTTCGAAGCTCGCCAGAATGTGCCTTTCCCGATCAACGAAGTGACTTGGGACTATGAAGTGGTCTCCGAAATGGGTGAGACTGAAGTGGTTATCGTGGCGATCAAATCGGATTCTCTCAATGAGATTAACGATACCGTCGCCGGAGCAGGTCTGAAGACGAGTTGCGTTGATCTGGCTCCACTCGCCCTGTTCAATGCTTTCCGTTACAGTTATCCCGATGTGGATGAGCCTGTGGTGATTATTGATCTCGGAGCTCGGTCAACGAACCTTGTCTTCATCGAAGATGGTCGATTCTTCACCCGCAACGTTTTGGTCGGTGGCGCAACCATCACCAATTCGGTTTCCAAGGAATTTGGCATTGGTTTCGGTGATGCAGAGCAGCAGAAGCTTTCGGTCGGTTACGTCGCCCAAGGCGGTGCTGTTGAAGAGGATTCTGACCCCGCCATTGCTGCTTTGTCGAAGGTGATTCGTAACTCGGCAACGAGACTGCATGGGGAGATCATGCGCACGATCAACTACTACCGCACTCAGCAGGGTGGTTCCCAGCCGAAACGGGTGTTTGTCTGTGGGGGCGGCGCCCTTCTCGGCAACATGGCCCTTTTCTTGGAAGAGAAGCTGAAGCTTCCGGTGGAAGTCTTCAATCCTCTCCGAGGCGTTCAGTTGGCGGGAGTCAGTGCAGATGCAGTCGCCGCTGATGCCCCTTTCATGGGCGAATTGGTGGGCTTGGCTCTGCGTTCCTCGGGGGGGTGCCCTTCCGAGATTGAATTGGTGCCAGATGTTGTCGCCAATGCTCGTGATGCAGCCCGCCGTGCCCCAGCCTTGATCACTGCAGGCCTCTGCTTGTGGGCAGCTCTAGGGGCTGGAATGATGTATTTCAAGAATACGGAGCGTGTGACCCAGGAGAAGCTGAGCGCCATGCAGGCTGAGAATAATGGCCTCATTGGGATCGCGAATCAAATTCGAGCCCTTGATGGGGTGCAGGCACAATCCATCGCGATGGTTCAACCGCTGATGGAAGCCGTGGGCGATCGTTCCTACTGGGTGCGCTTGCTCAGCGAGATGAATGGTAAGTTCGAAAATGACCTCATCTGGTTGACCACCATTGAACCCTTGAAGGATGGCAAGCCATTGACACCGCCCCTCTTCGGTCAAGAAGAGAGTGCTGCCGCAGAGAGCCCGACGAAGCCCAAAGCTGGCCAGGCCCCTGTTTACGAATTGCGCATTCAAGGCCTTTATCGCAAAAACGATGAGGGGGAACAAGTGGTTTACCGCTTCGCCAGCGCCTTAGCTAAGATGAGCTGGTTTGCCGCTGATAAGTTTGAAGAAAAGCGTGCCAATTTCGTGAGCGCCGAGAGCGGTGTCGAAGAAGA